Proteins from a genomic interval of Fusarium oxysporum Fo47 chromosome I, complete sequence:
- a CDS encoding phthalate transporter — MSSKDGHAESYPAGDFATQPVKRQRWYHLYGKDLSHVPVDEGYSTGSETASLHSDFVNNHHNVFAAPEAVDIYKIVDGFEGAHRFEPSATWEAQEEEKLVRRLDRGNIVQALSDGMLNDLGLTTNDYNNGMTIFYCSFLFAELPSQVIGKKLGPDVWIPIQMVLWSVVAMSQAALQGRTSFFVCRWLLGMLEGGFIPDTILYLSYFYKNVELPRRLSWFWTSYQGTQIIGAFLAYGILHLRGHSGLHEGWRYLFLIEGSFTALIGILTFLYLPPSPTQTARTGWKGLLRPKAGWFTEREEIIMITRVLRDDPGKATMHNRQGLTGSLIWEALTDYDMWPIYLIGLSWGIPNAPPQAYITLTCKALGFDTFHTNLLTIPAYTLFIIQLLFWTWVSERINQRVLLGVIGQLWSLPLLVSLVTLPPIFPGWKWTKWTLSTLLVGAPYPHAILVALTSRNAGSVRTRTVGSSLYNMSVQMSSIISSQIYRKDDAPYYYTGNKALLGVLSYNILIYIFIKVYYVRENNRRDKIWEGMSREERINYLKTTTDKGNKRLDFRFAS, encoded by the exons ATGTCTAGTAAAGACGGTCACGCTGAATCCTATCCCGCTGGAGACTTCGCGACACAGCCTGTCAAGCGTCAAAGATGGTATCATCTCTATGGCAAAGATCTCAGCCACGTACCAGTCGACGAAGGCTACTCGACAGGCTCAGAGACCGCTTCCCTACACAGTGACTTTGTGAATAACCATCACAATGTCTTTGCTGCTCCCGAAGCCGTGGATATCTACAAGATAGTAGATGGCTTCGAGGGTGCTCACCGCTTCGAGCCTTCTGCGACTTGGGAAGCccaggaggaggagaagctggtAAGACGG CTGGACCGTGGCAATATTGTTCAAGCTCTTTCGGATGGCATGCTAA ATGATCTCGGTCTCACGACAAATGACTACAACAATGGCATGACGATATTTTACTGTTCGTTCCTATTCGCAGAGCTCCCATCACAAGTCATTGGGAAGAAGCTTGGACCAGACGTCTGGATCCCTATCCAGATGGTACTCTGGAGTGTCGTGGCAATGTCGCAAGCCGCGCTTCAAGGAAGGACTAGCTTCTTTGTTTGCCGCTGGTTGCTTGGAATGCTCGAAGGAG GGTTCATCCCCGACACCATTCTTTATCTTTCGTACTTTTACAAGAATGTGGAGCTCCCCCGACGCCTAAGTTGGTTTTGGACATCGTACCAAGGCACGCAGATTATTGGTGCCTTTTTGGCATACGGTATTCTCCACCTCAGGGGCCACAGTGGGCTGCATGAAGGCTGGAGGTATCTCTTCTTGATTGAGGGATCCTTCACTGCACTTATCGGCATACTAACCTTCCTCTACTTACCGCCATCCCCTACACAGACGGCTCGCACAGGCTGGAAAGGTTTACTGCGACCCAAGGCTGGATGGTTCACTGAACGCGAAgagatcatcatgatcacaCGAGTTCTTCGGGATGATCCTGGCAAGGCTACCATGCACAACCGCCAGGGCTTAACGGGCAGCCTGATATGGGAAGCTCTCACTGACTACGACATGTGGCCTATCTACCTCATCGGTCTTTCCTGGGGTATTCCTAACGCGCCTCCCCAAGCATATATTACACTGACCTGCAAGGCTCTTGGTTTTGATACTTTCCATACCAATCTTCTTACCATTCCGGCATATACCTTGTTCATTATACAGCTACTGTTCTGGACCTGGGTATCCGAGAGGATCAATCAGCGTGTTCTTCTCGGTGTTATCGGCCAGCTATGGTCCTTACCACTTCTGGTTTCCCTGGTCACTTTGCCTCCCATCTTCCCGGGCTGGAAATGGACAAAATGGACTCTTTCTACACTTCTTGTCGGCGCTCCCTACCCTCATGCGATTCTTGTGGCCTTGACGTCTCGCAATGCCGGATCCGTCCGCACTCGTACTGTTGGCTCCTCGCTCTACAACATGAGCGTTCAAATGTCGAGCATTATATCCTCACAGATCTACCGTAAGGACGATGCACCATACTATTACACTGGAAATAAAGCGCTACTTGGTGTCTTGAGTTATAATATCTTGAtctacatcttcatcaaggtcTACTATGTTAGGGAAAATAATAGAAGAGATAAGATCTGGGAAGGCATGAGCAGGGAAGAGAGAATTAATTATCTAAAAACAACAACTGACAAGGGAAACAAGAGGCTGGATTTCAGGTTTGCTTCATAA
- a CDS encoding heterokaryon incompatibility protein-domain-containing protein translates to MSDTRNVSEQHEIHATSQSELPDSRKKDISPPQLLSRSSSLQPPPGGNRPLLPPTGNILGSPCSNPDATSRRHVRKFSRYIEARNTVSVSQPQPLSVSAERPNKRLRHRSSSPQPRALGDTPFQYHSLNSQKHEIRLLRILSDVSAKIRCQIFHTSLDMVQDYIAISYSWGDPLETRVIELDGHQFPVTTSLWHALSRIRSISTSVIVWADAICINQLDDEERSYQVGLMTSIYKKASMVALWLGPEANDSYAATELLCELAECNNSRTALAALINNRKRKRDWQALVDLFERDYWRRLWVVQEIFNARQVTVFCGNSAHSWDIYLQASKLLRACKVDLMRAFHLEKGRQALSLRSVTYVDCLVGFGPSTLQSLHSLHNAGSADLFSCLLLCADKLCRDPRDKLYALLGILPEKDQTQFQVNYKLDPRHVYTDIVDYLIAKTGSLDVICCASNPILTDNIHILPSWVPDWSNGSSWRKPLAWNFNRHFNASKDTRSSTYLSSRRRKLSITGIVLGTADYVGIGLEHAPSTSAYLMAFLQWYWVFTSYKSPLSDDDHESFCRTLSLNQFRYPSSTSVDVIGRTYQVFTRFLAQRYQAWKPDEILQRYIQATPEMSIDEMSQALENYFKTAMKGRKFVITTTGLFCLASDNTNANDIICVALGCSIPIILRQFGEEFKIVGDCFVDRYMYGRALDEERTGARERKEFILI, encoded by the coding sequence ATGTCTGATACAAGAAACGTATCTGAGCAACATGAAATCCATGCAACTTCGCAGAGTGAACTTCCAGACTCCAGAAAAAAGGACATATCGCCACCACAATTGCTATCCAGGTCTTCgtctcttcagcctcctcctGGGGGTAATCGACCCCTTCTTCCACCCACAGGTAACATCCTGGGATCACCTTGTTCAAATCCTGATGCAACAAGTCGTCGCCATGTCAGAAAGTTCAGTCGATATATAGAGGCTCGCAATACCGTATCTGTATCGCAGCCTCAACCATTGTCGGTCTCGGCTGAACGCCCGAATAAGCGTCTGCGCCACCGTTCGTCAAGTCCCCAGCCAAGGGCCTTGGGGGACACACCCTTCCAGTACCACAGTTTAAACTCACAGAAACATGAGATCCGTCTTCTTCGGATCTTGTCGGACGTTTCAGCCAAGATCCGTTGCCAAATCTTTCACACTTCGCTGGACATGGTACAGGATTACATCGCGATTTCCTATTCATGGGGTGATCCCCTTGAAACAAGAGTCATTGAGCTGGATGGCCACCAGTTTCCTGTCACAACGAGTCTATGGCATGCCTTGTCCAGAATCAGATCTATATCCACTTCTGTGATTGTATGGGCAGATGCAATATGTATCAACCAgctcgacgatgaagaaagaagctATCAAGTTGGTCTTATGACTTCAATATACAAAAAGGCCTCCATGGTCGCCCTTTGGTTGGGACCGGAAGCCAACGACAGCTACGCTGCAACTGAGCTGCTCTGTGAACTGGCAGAGTGTAATAACTCGCGAACGGCGCTAGCCGCCCTGATAAACAATCGCAAACGCAAGCGTGATTGGCAAGCTCTGGTGGACTTGTTCGAGAGGGACTATTGGCGAAGACTCTGGGTGGTGCAGGAGATCTTCAATGCGCGTCAGGTGACCGTCTTCTGCGGAAACTCTGCTCATTCGTGGGACATCTACCTCCAGGCGTCTAAGCTTCTCAGAGCTTGCAAGGTGGACCTTATGAGAGCTTTCCACCTGGAAAAAGGGCGCCAGGCCTTGTCTTTGCGATCTGTCACATACGTGGACTGTTTGGTGGGTTTCGGGCCGAGCACTCTTCAGTCATTACATTCGTTGCATAATGCTGGAAGCGCAGATCTTTTCAGCTGCCTCTTGCTGTGTGCCGACAAACTCTGTCGTGACCCACGAGATAAGCTGTATGCTCTCCTGGGTATACTCCCAGAGAAAGACCAGACCCAATTTCAAGTCAACTACAAGCTGGATCCACGGCACGTATATACGGATATTGTTGACTATCTGATTGCGAAAACTGGCAGCCTCGATGTCATCTGCTGTGCCTCTAATCCTATTCTGACTGATaacatccacatccttcCCTCGTGGGTTCCAGATTGGTCAAACGGCTCTAGCTGGCGAAAGCCTCTTGCCTGGAACTTCAATAGGCATTTCAACGCCTCTAAAGACACCAGATCTTCGACATATCTCTCCAGTCGGAGAAGAAAGCTGTCGATTACGGGCATCGTCCTCGGCACAGCCGACTACGTCGGTATTGGGCTGGAGCATGCCCCCAGTACCAGCGCCTACCTCATGGCCTTCCTGCAATGGTATTGGGTGTTTACAAGCTACAAAAGCCCATTGAGTGACGACGATCACGAATCCTTTTGTAGAACCTTGTCTCTGAACCAATTCAGGTATCCAAGCTCTACATCAGTCGATGTCATTGGGCGAACCTACCAAGTCTTTACCCGATTTCTAGCCCAGCGTTACCAAGCGTGGAAACCAGATGAGATATTGCAGCGATACATCCAGGCGACCCCAGAAATGTCGATTGATGAAATGTCCCAGGCATTGGAAAACTACTTCAAGACAGCGATGAAAGGTCGCAAATTTGTTATCACCACTACGGGTCTCTTCTGTCTTGCCTCTGATAATACAAATGCTAACGATATTATATGCGTTGCTTTAGGATGTTCTATTCCTATTATACTGAGGCAGTTTGGGGAGGAGTTTAAAATAGTTGGTGATTGTTTTGTGGATAGATATATGTATGGACGGGCGCTAGATGAAGAAAGAACTGGGGCAAGAGAAAGGAAGGAGTTTATTCttatttag
- a CDS encoding peptidase S8/S53 domain-containing protein: MASLLRLALYLGAFLPAALAAPTAPSKRSEEIPGKYIVTLKSSASSAKVESHLQWVGDVHRRSLSKRETAGIERTFNIKNWNAYAGQFDEETIKEIEASPEVAFVEPDKIVKLNFEQSSELSDRALTTQSGAPWGLGTISHRTSGSTSYIYDTSAGEGSYAYVVDSGVLISHSQFGGRAVAGYSIFSGANTDTLGHGTHVAGTIAGSTYGVAKKANIVSVKVFQGAEGTDSGVLAGFNWAVNDITSKGRAGKAVINLSLGGDASQAWVTAIDAAYNSGVLSVVAAGNGDEDGNPLPVSSQSPANAANAITVAALTSAWRPTSFTNYGAGVDIFAPGQSILSAWIGSNSATNSISGTSMASPHVAGLALYLKVLEGLTTPASVASRIKALGTSGKITGTLSGSPNLIAYNGNGA, translated from the exons ATGGCTAGCTTGCTTCGTCTCGCTCTCTACCTGGGAGCTTTCCTGcctgctgctcttgctgctccCACCGCACCAAGCAAGCGTTCAGAGGAGATACCCGGAAAATACATTGTCACCCTCAAGTCCTCTGCTTCTAGTGCAAAGGTCGAGTCTCACCTTCAGTGGGTTGGGGATGTTCATCGCCGCAGCCTTTCTAAGCGTGAGACTGCTGGTATCGAGCGTaccttcaacatcaagaactgGAACGCCTATGCTGGACAGTTCGATGAGGAGACTATCAAGGAAATTGAGGCCAGCCCTGAG GTTGCCTTCGTTGAACCTGATAAGATCGTCAAGCTCAACTTCGAGCAGTCCAGCGAACTGTCTGACAGGGCCCTGACTACCCAATCGGGAGCTCCCTGGGGTCTTGGAACGATCTCCCACCGTACCTCCGGCTCTACCAGCTACATCTATGATACTTCTGCTGGCGAGGGCTCCTATGCTTATGTTGTTGACAGCGGTGTTTTGATTTCTCACTCGCAGTTCGGTGGCCGCGCCGTTGCAGGATATAGCATCTTTTCTGGAGCCAACACTGATACTCTTGGACACGGTACTCATGTTGCTGGCACTATCGCCGGCTCTACCTATGGTGTTGCTAAGAAG GCCAACATTGTTTCCGTCAAGGTGTTCCAGGGAGCAGAGGGAACCGATTCTGGTGTTCTCGCTGGTTTCAACTGGGCTGTCAACGACATCACCTCCAAGGGCCGCGCCGGCAAGGCCGTCATCAACCTTTCTCTCG GTGGTGACGCATCTCAGGCTTGGGTAACTGCTATTGACGCTGCGTACAACTCTGGAGTCCTCTCTGTTGTCGCTGCCGGAAACGGTGATGAGGACGGAAACCCTCTGCCTGTGTCTAGCCAATCCCCTGCCAATGCAGCCAACGCCATCACTGTTGCTGCTCTCACCTCTGCCTGGAGACCTACTTCTTTCACTAACTACG GCGCTGGTGTCGATATCTTTGCTCCCGGTCAAAGCATTCTGTCAGCATGGATTGGCTCTAACAGCGCCACTAACTCTATCAGTGGTACTTCGATGGCATCTCCCCATGTCGCTGGTCTCGCCCTCTACCTTAAGGTCCTTGAAGGTCTTACTACACCTGCTTCCGTCGCAAGCCGAATTAAGGCCCTTGGAACCTCCGGAAAGATCACTGGTACCCTCTCTGGCAGCCCTAACCTGATTGCCTACAATGGAAACGGCGCTTAG